The proteins below are encoded in one region of Rhododendron vialii isolate Sample 1 chromosome 7a, ASM3025357v1:
- the LOC131334489 gene encoding uncharacterized protein LOC131334489: MDRYQRVEKPRVETPIDENEVRITSQGRMRSYITYAMTLLQEKGSTEIVFKAMGRAINKTVTIVELIKRRIVGLHQITSIASTDITDTWEPLEEGLLPLETTRHVSMITITLSKKELNTSSVGYQHPIPADQVKAFAEFDYEGEGSPTGRGRGRGGRGRGRSRATYGNGYAAAGYDDGGWEGNRGYARGRGRGRSRTFRGRGRGGFNGPAVDTQYEAGGYNQEAPFQGRGRGRGRGYRGRGRGFRSNGPIHAAAEGT, encoded by the exons ATGGATCGGTACCAGAGGGTTGAGAAGCCGAGAGTGGAGACCCCGATAGACGAGAATGAGGTTCGCATTACGAGTCAGGGGCGGATGCGAAGCTATATAACATATGCCATGACTCTGCTTCAG GAAAAAGGTTCAACGGAGATTGTGTTCAAGGCGATGGGCAGAGCTATCAATAAAACTGTTACAATTGTGGAGTTAATCAAG AGGAGGATTGTTGGTCTTCATCAAATTACATCAATTGCATCCACTGATATCACGGATACATGGGAGCCCCTAGAAGAAGGCCTCCTTCC TCTGGAAACCACCAGGCATGTTTCAATGATTACGATAACCCTCTCAAAGAAGGAGCTGAATACATCCTCTGTTGG GTACCAGCATCCAATACCAGCTGACCAGGTCAAGGCATTTGCTGAATTTGATTATGAAGGAG AAGGATCGCCTACTGGTCGTGGAAGAGGCCGTGGTGGTAGAGGGAGGGGAAGGTCTAGAGCAACTTATG GGAATGGATATGCAGCTGCTGGGTATGATGATGGAGGTTGGGAAGGGAATCGTGGCTACGCCAGGGGAAGGGGTCGTGGAAGAAGTCGTACCTTTCGTGGTCGTGGAAGAGGAGGGTTCAATGGTCCTGCTGTTGATACTCAATATGAAGCCGGAGGTTACAACCAAGAAGCTCCTTTTCAAGGCCGGG GTCGCGGACGTGGAAGGGGATATCGCGGAAGGGGTCGTGGTTTTAGATCTAATGGCCCGATTCATGCAGCTGCTGAAGGCACTTAA
- the LOC131334490 gene encoding uncharacterized protein LOC131334490 isoform X2, protein MAALHTILALLFFSFLVLNHSGGFVNAQALIPPARFDGFVYKNRLSTDMDSIIIEAFLDPVCPDSRDSWPPLKRAVDYYGSHVSLVVHPFALPYHDNAFVSSRALHIANKLNASATYDLLELFFKRQEVFYSQATFNMSKATIVSQIVNLATTAVGNSYQSAVASGFTDRKTDLMTRVSFKYGCSRGVFGAPFFFVNGFALPDGDSTMDYAKWRSIIDPLLKEQAME, encoded by the exons ATGGCAGCGCTACATACTATCCTCgccctcctcttcttctccttcctcgtCCTCAACCACTCCGGCGGGTTCGTTAATGCTCAGGCTTTGATCCCGCCCGCGAGATTTGATGGGTTCGTGTACAAAAACCGCCTTTCCACCGACATGGACTCGATCATCATCGAGGCATTCTTGGACCCCGTTTGTCCTGATAGTAGAGACTCTTGGCCTCCTTTGAAGCGAGCTGTAGATTACTACGGCTCTCATGTCTCCCTCGTCGTTCACCCCTTCGCTTTGCC TTACCACGACAATGCTTTTGTTTCTTCTCGTGCTTTGCATATTGCGAATAAGCTCAATGCTTCTGCCACATACGACTTGCTGGAGTTGTTCTTTAAGCGCCAG GAGGTGTTCTACAGCCAAGCAACCTTCAACATGTCCAAGGCAACTATTGTAAGTCAAATCGTGAACTTGGCGACCACAGCAGTTGGTAACTCCTACCAATCTGCAGTTGCATCCGGCTTTACTGACAGGAAAACTGATCTCATGACAAGGGTCTCGTTCAAG TATGGTTGTTCAAGAGGGGTGTTTGGAGCGCCTTTTTTCTTCGTGAATGGATTTGCATTACCTGACGGTGATTCAACTATGGACTATGCTAAATGGAGGAGCATCATTGATCCATTACTAAAAGAACAAGCCATGGAATGA
- the LOC131334490 gene encoding uncharacterized protein LOC131334490 isoform X1, translating to MNPTTWISINRSRHPTLMAALHTLLTFIFFSFVVLDHSGRFVNAQALIPPARIDGFVYKNRLPTGMDSIIIEAFLDPVCPDSRDSWPPLKRAIDYYGSSVSLVVHPFALPYHDNAFVSSRALHIANKLNASATYDLLELFFKRQEVFYSQATFNMSKATIVSQIVNLATTAVGNSYQSAVASGFTDRKTDLMTRVSFKYGCSRGVFGAPFFFVNGFALPDGDSTMDYAKWRSIIDPLLKEQAME from the exons ATGAACCCAACAACTTGGATTAGTATAAACCGATCGAGACACCCAACTCTAATGGCAGCGCTACATACTCTCCTcaccttcatcttcttctccttcgTCGTCCTCGATCACTCCGGCAGGTTCGTTAATGCTCAGGCATTGATCCCGCCGGCGAGAATCGATGGGTTCGTGTACAAAAACCGCCTTCCCACCGGCATGGACTCGATCATCATCGAGGCTTTCTTGGACCCGGTTTGTCCTGATAGTAGAGACTCCTGGCCTCCTTTGAAGCGAGCCATAGATTACTATGGCTCTAGTGTCTCCCTCGTCGTTCACCCCTTCGCTTTGCC TTACCACGACAATGCTTTTGTTTCTTCTCGTGCTTTGCATATTGCGAATAAGCTCAATGCTTCTGCCACATACGACTTGCTGGAGTTGTTCTTTAAGCGCCAG GAGGTGTTCTACAGCCAAGCAACCTTCAACATGTCCAAGGCAACTATTGTAAGTCAAATCGTGAACTTGGCGACCACAGCAGTTGGTAACTCCTACCAATCTGCAGTTGCATCCGGCTTTACTGACAGGAAAACTGATCTCATGACAAGGGTCTCGTTCAAG TATGGTTGTTCAAGAGGGGTGTTTGGAGCGCCTTTTTTCTTCGTGAATGGATTTGCATTACCTGACGGTGATTCAACTATGGACTATGCTAAATGGAGGAGCATCATTGATCCATTACTAAAAGAACAAGCCATGGAATGA
- the LOC131334491 gene encoding NEP1-interacting protein 1-like, whose amino-acid sequence MRITCLILVSAEKMEVCACPNIPLRAWSSSDFPCGVSGDRQRWIEYISSVVSAVLSNLFYAILICLFGVVWATLGAMTVLIGAVFGLKSRRGLLHGAAAGAYFYLLFFKASAGLWTSFADGPLSFLHLIAVISRLVNPALLYLGELIGSVGNQDVQDQMGTVQSINEVQRSISTRGAKESSRRSVDRLSKTKITDQNIYDDSGNRISCPICLEDFQLGEVAGILPLCHHMFHQPCIGKWRSRNSSCPWCRRNQ is encoded by the exons atgcgCATAACCTGTTTGATTTTAGTCTCAGCAGAGAAAATGGAGGTTTGTGCATGCCCAAATATCCCTCTGCGAGCTTGGTCTTCTTCTGATTTCCCTTGTGGTGTTTCTGGTGATCGTCAGAGGTGGATAGAGTATATTAGCTCTGTGGTTTCTGCTGTTCTTAGCAACCTTTTCTATGCAATTCTCATCTGCTTGTTTGGAGTTG tttggGCGACGTTAGGAGCGATGACGGTATTGATTGGGGCAGTATTTGGCTTAAAAAGCAGGAGGGGCTTGTTGCATGGGGCTGCCGCCGGAGCTTATTTCTACCTTTTGTTCTTTAAAGCTTCCGCTGGTTTGTGGACGTCTTTCGCCGATGGACCTTTGTCCTTCCTTCACTTG ATTGCGGTAATTTCAAGACTTGTAAATCCAGCACTGCTTTACTTGGGAGAATTGATTGGTTCAGTAGGGAATCAG GATGTGCAGGATCAGATGGGCACTGTTCAATCAATCAATGAGGTCCAGAGATCAATCAGTACCAGAGGAGCCAAAGAATCATCCAGGAGATCAGTTGATCGGCTCTCAAAAACTAAAATCACGGATCAGAATATATACGACGATTCAGGCAACAGAATCTCATGCCCGATTTGCCTTGAG GATTTTCAACTCGGGGAAGTAGCTGGAATCCTGCCACTATGTCACCACATGTTTCATCAACCTTGCATCGGAAAGTGGCGTTCTAGGAACAGTTCTTGTCCTTGGTGCAGAAGGAACCAATAG
- the LOC131334492 gene encoding NEP1-interacting protein-like 1 isoform X2, protein MEVCACPNSPLRAWSSSDFRCVVSADHQRRIEYISSVVSAVLSNLFYAILTFLFGVVGATLGAITALMGALFGLKSNRGLLHGAAAGAIAGAYFYLEFFKASVGLWNSFANGPVSFLHIIVVISTLLNPTMLYVGELFGPVGNQDVEDHMDTVRTINEVQRLIDARGANVSSRSSVDLLPKTRMTHKNIYDNSGSRISCPICLEDFQLGEVAGILPLCHHMFHRSCIAKWRSRHSSCPLCRRNQ, encoded by the exons ATGGAGGTTTGTGCATGCCCAAATTCGCCCCTGCGAGCTTGGTCTTCTTCTGATTTCCGTTGTGTTGTTTCTGCTGATCATCAAAGGAGGATAGAGTATATTAGCTCTGTGGTTTCTGCTGTTCTTAGCAATCTTTTCTATGCAATTCTCACGTTCTTATTTGGAGTTG TTGGGGCGACATTAGGAGCAATTACAGCATTGATGGGGGCACTATTTGGCTTAAAAAGCAATAGGGGCCTCCTGCATGGGGCTGCTGCCGGAGCAATCGCCGGAGCTTATTTCTACCTTGAGTTCTTTAAAGCTTCAGTTGGTCTGTGGAATTCTTTTGCCAATGGACCTGTGTCCTTCCTTCACATA ATTGTGGTAATTTCAACACTTCTAAATCCAACTATGCTTTATGTGGGAGAACTGTTTGGTCCAGTAGGGAATCAG GATGTAGAGGATCACATGGACACTGTTCGAACAATCAATGAAGTCCAGAGATTAATCGATGCCAGAGGAGCCAATGTATCATCCAGAAGCTCAGTTGATTTGCTCCCAAAGACTAGAATGACACACAAGAACATATACGACAATTCAGGCAGCAGAATCTCTTGCCCAATTTGCCTTGAG GATTTTCAACTTGGGGAAGTGGCTGGAATCTTGCCACTGTGTCACCACATGTTTCATCGATCTTGCATCGCAAAGTGGCGTTCTAGGCACAGTTCTTGCCCGTTATGCAGAAGGAACCAATAA
- the LOC131334492 gene encoding NEP1-interacting protein-like 1 isoform X1 yields MYYLHIIRLILVSGEKMEVCACPNSPLRAWSSSDFRCVVSADHQRRIEYISSVVSAVLSNLFYAILTFLFGVVGATLGAITALMGALFGLKSNRGLLHGAAAGAIAGAYFYLEFFKASVGLWNSFANGPVSFLHIIVVISTLLNPTMLYVGELFGPVGNQDVEDHMDTVRTINEVQRLIDARGANVSSRSSVDLLPKTRMTHKNIYDNSGSRISCPICLEDFQLGEVAGILPLCHHMFHRSCIAKWRSRHSSCPLCRRNQ; encoded by the exons ATGTATTATCTGCACATAATCCGTTTGATTTTAGTCTCAGGTGAGAAAATGGAGGTTTGTGCATGCCCAAATTCGCCCCTGCGAGCTTGGTCTTCTTCTGATTTCCGTTGTGTTGTTTCTGCTGATCATCAAAGGAGGATAGAGTATATTAGCTCTGTGGTTTCTGCTGTTCTTAGCAATCTTTTCTATGCAATTCTCACGTTCTTATTTGGAGTTG TTGGGGCGACATTAGGAGCAATTACAGCATTGATGGGGGCACTATTTGGCTTAAAAAGCAATAGGGGCCTCCTGCATGGGGCTGCTGCCGGAGCAATCGCCGGAGCTTATTTCTACCTTGAGTTCTTTAAAGCTTCAGTTGGTCTGTGGAATTCTTTTGCCAATGGACCTGTGTCCTTCCTTCACATA ATTGTGGTAATTTCAACACTTCTAAATCCAACTATGCTTTATGTGGGAGAACTGTTTGGTCCAGTAGGGAATCAG GATGTAGAGGATCACATGGACACTGTTCGAACAATCAATGAAGTCCAGAGATTAATCGATGCCAGAGGAGCCAATGTATCATCCAGAAGCTCAGTTGATTTGCTCCCAAAGACTAGAATGACACACAAGAACATATACGACAATTCAGGCAGCAGAATCTCTTGCCCAATTTGCCTTGAG GATTTTCAACTTGGGGAAGTGGCTGGAATCTTGCCACTGTGTCACCACATGTTTCATCGATCTTGCATCGCAAAGTGGCGTTCTAGGCACAGTTCTTGCCCGTTATGCAGAAGGAACCAATAA